agcaatattttttttcctttctgggtagacagggacagagaaagactgagactgTACCGTTATTTTTActcctttatttatctattttattcatttatttatttgtttatttatcttatttttgtttgtttgtgtgtttatctatccatattttcctgtttttgttcatttattcatataatctattcaatcatttattcatgtatctacatatttatgaattaaaacaaacaaacgaacaaacaaaaacaaactaacaaacaaacagcatTATGGAGTGGTTTCCCTTTGTATCAGAAGCTTTGTCAGTTCATTTTAACAATGCGCGTTTGTTCAGCATCACATTTTGCAAAAAACTCTGCAGTGTACAGCGCAggcggaccccccaccccctcgctcaacgtcaccccccatccccacccaagagagagagagagagagagaggggggggggggaggggggcggggggcagcagGGAAGTTAACACGGTTGTCAAGCACAGTCTCGGGGGACCGTTATTTATTTTCGTCATGTCACGCGCATTTCTGAGAGCGCCGTCTGTTCTTCGGCaagccgtttaaaaaaaaaaaaagaaaaaagaaaaaggaaaaatgtaGGTGTCTATTGTTTTCACTATCCATCTGCTGCCTCACAGGTCTGAATAATAAACGGTCACAAAGCAGTAACATGTCATGAAACAGGAAGAATAAGTCGGAAAGAGAAAAGACTGCCTGCAGCGCTATTTAGATTAAGATTCGTTCGGAGTGATGAAAGACCTTTCCAGCTCTGGATTACaagagatttttttaattttttaaaaatttttatttttatttttttttaagggtggaggtgagggaaggggagagtagggggtgctgggaggggtggctgggggcGGTGGTTCGAGTGGGGTGCCAGTGGGGGATATTGGGctctggaggggtggagggggaggggaggaggtgagggatgAAGCGACGACACACTGGGGGTTAGGGTACGATAATTTGTTCGCCCACCTCACGACTGAGCAACACAATTGGTGGAACTGTCTCTCCGGGAAATTAAAATCTTCAAGGAcaacgccttcttcttcttctcgtggcACTCTGCTATATAAAACGGCAGCCTGACTCTCACGAAATCAGACGTTACCGCAGCTTCATCATACACTATTCTCCACCAACGTTGGGGGGGTATTTATTCGAGGTCTACCTCTTTAGGtaagctcttgttgttgttttgttaaaaaGTTTCATTCGTATTGAACAACAGTTCAGTCCGACTCAATCGTTTAgacttattgttttttttgtaagcAATTGTCATATCACGTGTGTGTATTCCTAAACGTGACCTCAGCAATAAAGAAAATTAATGTGATTGTTGTGTCGGATGAAAAAGCCTACATAGTATGCATTCTTAATTTATACATAAAACAATTCACTTATGGCTGTTGTGAATGGTTTAACGATTTGTCAGATTAGCGTTTAATAATGAGTGTTGTGGGGTTCCTTTTAGACGTTCGTTCTCATGTGGAACTGTTAAAAATATATGTTGTTGAAAAAGGCCCTGCACACTCTCCATCCCGATGAAAATCTAAAATTAGTATAAACTTCATTCCACAATAtgttcatttatatattcatattcatttacttatatctattttatctatttattcatttgtttgtttattgattatttgtttattcattaatttattcatttatctgttttcatTATCTTACATTGCTGGATAATGTTTGCTTCCTGATCTGAGTTAGAATGTTGACTTTTAAGAATATGTCGagctttctgttgctgttgtttttctcattaccactactgccactgttactgctgctgctgctactactactgttactgcaactactaccaccaccaccactactgctgctacaacaactactacttctactgctactgctgctgttgctgctacaactactactgctgctgcgacTGCTACTATTACAAACACTACTTCTTTCTCCCTCATTTCTTCCTGTCAGTCTGAATGCTCGAAAACGTCAGTTCCTATTCTCAATCGTTTCATCGCTTACTGTGTTTATTCatctagttatttatttgttcatttattcattcatttgtttatgtatatataacatgtatgtatgcatatgtatatgatATGTATGGTAGGTGTGTTGTCTATGTGCATTGCAGGCAGCTACTTAAGACTTGTCATCTGTCATCTTGAGCACCATGAAGACGTTGGCAGTTCTTGTACTCTGCACCATCCTCCTCTGCTCCGTGTCTGCTCAGTTCATGGGCGGCGCCGGCGGCATGGGAAGTAAGAaaaccttctcttttttttgttttacacagggttcacaaaaagttaaagacCACCTCATAAAAACAGACATAACTACATAAAAAACAAATTTGCCTATGCAGCTTGCATAATTATGGTATGCAACTGGACTGTCACTGAATATACTGACGGTTGTTTCAGGTTTACGTGTGCCATGAACAGCTTgagaaatgcgtttgaaaaaccAGTGTTTCAGCCAAACGTTTACCGTTATTCAGTGGGTTATAAATGATAGGTGTGAGCTTTCATTGAATAAAATGAAAGTGCATGTGCACGAAAGCGCTCTGGTTATGAGTGAtgcttatagaatagaatagaatagaatagaatatgtctttattaccaagtgtaccggggtcacgagGAATATTGTATATCATTACATTGACTGCATACACCGCTGTCGGCCGGAGATTGAGCATCGTTTCACAATGCCCCTGAGAAGAAAACAATGCAGGTTCCCAAGTGTTCCTCAACGTTTCGTGGGCGCTGTATATACCGAGTATACACAACAttgtcgtgtctgtctgtttatgataAGGCGCCGAACGCAAATGTTCTTCAGATTTAGACTTGGAGACAGTTCTTCAAACTTGTGTCTTGTTTTGAGATAGTTCTTCAAATTCCTACCTTGTTTTTGAAACCGTTCTTCACTCAATACAAAAGTTCTTAAGCTTTAATCTGACTTTCAAACAGTTTTTCAAAATTTTGCCTTGttttgaaaatgtttttcatacttatgctttgctttgctttgaagGCGTTTTTCGACCTTAAGACTAGTTTGAAAACAATTTTTCGGTCTTAAAATTCGTTTTGAAGACAGCATTGAAATAGTTTGACAGCTTTAAGGTCTGTCTTCAAAACTCCATAAGGTTtcaatccttttctttttctgtgcgcaaAATGGGCAGaacgtatagtgtgtgtgtatgtatgtgtgtgtgtgcgttgtaaaATATCTGTACAGTGGACGGCATCTGCATGAGCATTTGAATGAACAGGAAGACATGCCAGCAAAACACAGCAACTAGAAAAGCTGCGGTGATTGGACGGTGATTATCCAATCAGAAAATGTGTAACCAGTTTAGAGCACAGTCGTCATACACGCAGAGATTCCTGAGAATTGAAAGACAGTTTCAAAACTGAGCCATCCAAAACTGGAATACTTGGATGCTAAGGTCCAATGgccttggtcaggcatctgcctagtagatgtggcaTAGCGTATACAGATTTGCCGGaatgcactgacgcctccttgagaaacggaaactgaaaaccGAAACTGGCGAGCACGCTTTGTTGCTGCTTCCTGTTATGTTCACGTGTTTTGTTATTTaccatggcagaatcggttaggtgaTGGActgttccagtgttcaccagtgatcaggattcgaGGTCCTCTTTCTGCATGGTGTGGCGTCCttgggaagggcactttactcggacttccctcactccacccaggagtTAATGGATACCTAAATTGGTTGGGGAAGTTTATAGAGGAGAAGggctgggccctgccttcctgtgctgatccgtagacacagtggatatgaattcactgcccctggtTTGATTGGGTACCTGAGTTTGATTGGGAAAGGGGAGGATTGGTCCTCGCCTTCCTGACTTCGACTGGGGAAGATtagaacggcggaaggagaagattgagCTATGCCTCCCTACGTCGAGCCATAGACACAACGAATATGACTTCTTTGCTACGATGAccgtaaaaggttatgggaccttcaATCTTTGAAACcttgtttatctatgtatttttccttctccctttgctatgtgaagagtcattgggacgcCACACGGAACTATTTACCGTCTGCCTGTTTTGTGTCAATGCCTGGTTAGTCTCTGTGAAATGAGTTTCATGTCCCATTCTGTTATGTTGTCAGTTCATggttgttgtctatatatttcttTTACAGCGTGTCACTGCGtcgttggtgtgtgtttttgttcaaaTACAcaccactgtaaaaaaaaaaaaaaaaaaaaaaagaagaaagaaattaaaaaacctgtgtgtcaaagcctgcttATTCTCTGCAAAATAAGTTTCCTGTCCCATTCTGCCAGGTTGTTAGTCCaccgttgtatatatatatatatatatatatatatatttttttttaacagtacaaTATCCtttctgatgttttgttgttttttgttcaaacatacATCATcgtaaataacaaacaacaacaaccaaaaccgtGTACATAATTAAACCAAAACACGTACGTATTAACTCTCATTTTctttcctccccttttctctgtgCCCCCTGCAGTGCTCCCTTTCATGATGATGGGCGGTAACGACAACATGGcatcaatgttgatgatgatgatgatgggaggcGGAGGCGGCGGCGGCGGGCAGATGATGAACATGctgcccatgatgatgatgatgggtggagGCAGTGACAGGATGATGCGCTACCTgcccatgatgatgatgcagaacgGAATGATGGGGGGCATGGGCGCGGGCGGGGGTTTGGGAGGACCTGTCTAAGAGAAAACGAGATGGAAGCTGCACGTGTTTGTTTGTGActtttggagagggtgttggtggtttgctgttgttgtggtttgtctttttcttcatatttttttctttcgtttgtttctttcactctttcttcttcttttttttcttctttttttctcagaatGGTTTCGAGGGTTCAACCCCCCTATATTTGATGGGTTTAgttttgttggttcttttttttcccgtttttttttctctcctatttTGTTCAGTTAAGTGGTGTTCTTTTGTTCTTCGTTTATTCCTCGgttttctataatttttttttttttttttttttttgttcgtttttgttgttgttgttgttgttgttggcttttttgttgttgtgtttttggtgtgttttttttcggggggagggggagggggtagggttttgtttttgtttttttcttctttgtcttttgttttttgtttctttgggtttgtttttttttcaaccgtGAGAATGGACAGTATGGTCTTTATCCTCATACCTCCCCATTCCCTCCTTTCACCTCTTTCctacttcctttctctccctctccatccccctcccagcCCACTGTACTTCCCTCTGTCAGCCGaaagggtgggaggaggtgggggaggttctTCGCCTCCTCCTGCCCCGACAGCGAGCGATGGGAACGGATTTCTGTTATCTGCATTAGTTCGGATTTGaaagaaagataataaaaaaataaaaaataaaacaaaaataaaaatgtgtttCCTGCAGGACTTGCTGAGTGAGCTTGCGTtctttgatggtgtgtgtgtgtgtgtgtgtgtgtgtgtgtgtgtgtgtgttatatagagagagttatatatatatacatacacacacacacacacacacacacacacacacatatatatatatatatatatatatatatatatatatatatatagagagagagagagagagagagagagagagagagagagaatgacaatgacaatgagagaAGAAAGATTTATAGGACATTTTTCAGAGCCATTCGCCCCATCTGGAAGCACAAAGGCTCAACATCAAACGAGTTTATAATCATCATTGGCAATGACGGATTTGCGCGCGaacaagaacgcacgcacgcatgcacacacacactcaccccccccacccccgcccccgaagcagacagacaaaaaacaacaacaaaacaaaaaaacaaaacaaaaaacacccttaCCCGCATATATTTAAACCAGTTGTCAATTACAAATAGGATTGAAGTAGATACCACCCAAAAAATATCGCAGAAAAGAAACCATGCGCATTCTGTAAGATCTGTTGAGGCCCATGCCACAAATACTCTTTCAATTTCGGCCCCATCATCCACGCCAGTCTTGTGGCAATATTCCTGTGTTCTTCATCTAGagcacaccctccacacacccctgtccATACACAGCTACACCGAGGTTCGTCTGGAGCAGTCACAGCGCCAGTAATATAAAGGTGGGTCTAGTTATCTATGTTAGGTTGACTGCACACCTGGGGAGACCATGCACTTGTGCTGTCACTTTGGTGGTGGTTCAATaatctgttctgattcaacgtgtgcaccacctaccaagcccccctactgacgacaattgCCGCTgcgttgtggagccagactgagtgatttgacatggatacttatacagcggctgttctcggtcggagaccaagctctaagcgctttacaaactcggggtcatttgtacaacaggctgcctacctgggtagagccgactgacggctgccattgagcgctaatcattcgtttcctgtgtcattcaatcagatttcaggcacgcacacatacacactcagaccgacatgtaaaattttacgtgtatgacagttttgtttattcaccccgccatgtaggcagccatactccgttttcggggatgtgcatgctggtatgttcttgtttttataacccaccggacgctgacatggattacaggatcttgtatgtgcgtatttgatcttctacgtgcgtatacacacgaagagggttcaggcactagcgggtctgcacatatgttgaaatgtgagatcggaaaaatctccactctttacccaccaggcgccgttaccgagattcgaaacagGACCCTTTGCTTCCTCAGACGTAACCTCAAAAGAGCGCTAATTACCACCAAGGCAATGGCATACAAGTCACTGA
The sequence above is a segment of the Babylonia areolata isolate BAREFJ2019XMU chromosome 19, ASM4173473v1, whole genome shotgun sequence genome. Coding sequences within it:
- the LOC143294263 gene encoding uncharacterized protein LOC143294263 is translated as MKTLAVLVLCTILLCSVSAQFMGGAGGMGMLPFMMMGGNDNMASMLMMMMMGGGGGGGGQMMNMLPMMMMMGGGSDRMMRYLPMMMMQNGMMGGMGAGGGLGGPV